A genomic region of Oryza glaberrima chromosome 1, OglaRS2, whole genome shotgun sequence contains the following coding sequences:
- the LOC127781829 gene encoding probable RNA-dependent RNA polymerase 3 — protein sequence MYNPIGSAEAREPAELPAAVAAELERLEGRLLQLAGAEARRHLAVLGEAGAARVLRAVAESRRVRTLPGFITYLAKREAAITRRDARGVPTALSAPAFISGPSREEESVYTQLFDNEVQMYDQSPSNEMATSLSNHGMVEVGSPNQQMPFHLHGNGGSVRQIARLVPQLAQLTVESPCGHTSSVSQNQGCIEVGTPTQAMVSPGLNQMAL from the exons ATGTACAACCCCATCGGCTCCGCGGAGGCGCGGGAGCCGGCCGagctcccggcggcggtggccgcggagCTGGAGCGGCTGGAGGGGAGGCTGCTGCAGCTCGCCGGTGCGGAGGCGCGGCGCCACCTCGCGGTGCTCGGCGAGGCCGGGGCGGCGCGGGTGCTGCGCGCGGTCGCGGAGTCGCGGCGGGTGCGGACGCTCCCCGGCTTCATCACGTACCTGGCGAAGCGGGAGGCCGCGATCACGAGGCGCGACGCGCGGGGCGTCCCCACCGCCCTCAGCGCCCCCGCGTTCATCTCCGGCCCTTCCCGGGAAG AGGAATCAGTATACACGCAACTGTTCGACAACGAGGTTCAGATGTACGATCAAAGCCCCAGCAATGAAATGGCTACTAGTCTCTCAAACCATGGGATGGTAGAGGTTGGGAGTCCCAACCAACAGATGCCGTTCCATTTACATGGCAATGGTGGTTCTGTCAGACAAATTGCTCGTTTGGTTCCACAGCTTGCTCAGCTGACAGTTGAGAGTCCATGTGGCCATACATCTTCTGTGTCGCAGAATCAAGGCTGCATTGAAGTTGGGACTCCTACCCAGGCAATGGTTTCTCCTGGGTTGAACCAAATGGCTCTGTAG
- the LOC127781805 gene encoding probable RNA-dependent RNA polymerase 4 isoform X2: protein MNPHGGGNKMREPALPAAVGAELERLEARLGQLACAEARRQLAELGEPAAARVLRAIGEARQVRTLSGFIRHMANQERMKRNARGIPTAHSAACISGPCREEESISTPLYYNEVQMDAQTPNDMVEVGSPNQQMPLRLHDNGGSVGHIARVVPDLANPAVGSPYGRISSVLLQNQNCVEGYTPSRGMVSPASNQVGSPGHRMPSGLQRHMEIDSPIQPIVSTPERVSTPSPVRDLSRCVENMAGPSGSPPCPIWVMPQIPPAICPDTANVLREVVSPQMLALGELEFRKIFMIFAYLSWNKKGVKPPLSTPKSSKIEDVLSVNSIRSLKSMSMAQFESRIWSTFGHDNISSSDRAKNLDSGPGMSKVYRCNVEIRGGTVVKIFKGPYIENRRTHLQKVLGDDNVLVVNFMEISSDTETDLSTYLEHYHKVAEEGIVLGLRRYRFFLYKDGGKENKMKEENREEENKKCTSSVRCYFVRTESGWNMDEPYILSGRTIGQARDLFMHIRTVLTLAKYMLRFALIVSKTITLDVGLSEVLVKLIDDEPCLDEHGKEVFRDGERLIHTDGTGLISEDLAQKCTYSNSKGKLLEPQDIVDCAASKLMGSNNTTEYPLLIQLRLFYNGSAVKGTVLVDKRLPPRTIHIRPSMLKIKTYPELSGVQSVNSLDIVSARNAKKSLSGVQSVNSFEIVSTSNRSGRTFTSNNLIALLHYGGVPEEFFMELLQTAIEEADNARFDYAGALNIAFNYADMEDSMPARMILSGIPLEESYLQSRLDFLSLLERKGIKNGKIPIDDCYYLMGTADPTGKLGPNEVCVILDYGQVSGDVLVYKYPGLHPGDIHVLKATYSSDIEKVVGNSKHAILFPTTGQRSLADEMANSDFDGDIYWVSLNPKLLEHFKPSKPWVPAITPNGTKQKGPEDFNESELERVLFHEFLKTRFAPSYARATAATNWLVYMDRLLTVSLDESEKKLIEKKMLKLVDLYYLALDAPKMGNKVNIPRDLMVKQYPHFMDRSPSYHSSSILGKIYDKAGDPKPLRSDNVQPTSISSLPCFAERDVPPAIKQLWQHRYNEYLADSSLLYAEEADEEEKKIKFQELYEKYKHLLYGASEFEETPRDLDDVFSEACAIYQIAYEKARSANNVARCGFAWKVAGRALCHFYTVKNEGNAVVCSLQLLRNFRFTKKYRK, encoded by the exons ATGAATCCCCACGGCGGTGGGAACAAAATGCGCGAGCCGGCGCTcccggcggcggtcggcgcggAGCTGGAGCGGCTGGAGGCGAGGCTGGGCCAGCTCGCCTgcgcggaggcgcggcggcagctcgcggagctcggcgagccggcggcggcgcgggtgctcCGGGCGATTGGGGAGGCGCGCCAGGTCCGTACGCTCTCCGGCTTCATCAGGCACATGGCGAACCAGGAGAGGATGAAGCGCAACGCGCGGGGCATCCCCACCGCCCACAGCGCCGCATGCATCTCCGGCCCCTGCCGCGAAG AGGAATCTATATCCACTCCACTGTACTACAATGAGGTTCAAATGGATGCTCAAACACCCAACGACATGGTGGAGGTTGGGAGTCCCAACCAACAGATGCCGCTCCGTTTGCATGACAATGGCGGTTCTGTCGGACATATTGCTCGTGTGGTTCCGGACCTTGCTAACCCAGCAGTTGGGAGCCCATATGGTCGAATATCTTCTGTGCTGCTGCAGAACCAGAACTGCGTTGAAGGTTATACGCCTTCCCGTGGAATGGTTTCTCCTGCGTCCAACCAG GTTGGTAGCCCTGGCCACCGCATGCCATCTGGGCTGCAGAGACATATGGAGATTGACAGCCCCATCCAGCCGATCGTTTCTACTCCAGAAAGAGTTTCCACCCCGAGCCCTGTGCGGGATCTATCAAGATGTGTCGAGAATATGGCTGGCCCCTCAGGAAGTCCTCCATGTCCCATTTGGGTGATGCCGCAAATTCCTCCAGCAATCTGTCCTGACACGGCCAATGTGTTGAGGGAGGTAGTGAGCCCTCAGATGCTAGCGCTGGGAGAGTTGGAGTTCAGGAAGATATTTATGATTTTTGCTTATCTTTCCTG GAATAAGAAAGGAGTAAAGCCTCCATTATCTACACCAAAAAGTAGTAAGATAGAAGATGTCCTCTCCGTGAACAGTATCAGATCCTTGAAGTCAATGTCCATGGCTCAATTTGAGTCACGAATCTGGAGCACATTTGGTCACGATAATATATCATCTTCAGATAGAGCAAAG AACCTTGATTCTGGTCCAGGTATGTCAAAAGTCTACCGTTGTAATGTTGAGATAAGAGGGGGTAcagttgtcaaaattttcaag GGACCATATATTGAGAATAGGAGGACTCATCTTCAGAAAGTTCTTGGTGATGATAACGTCCTTGTAGTAAACTTTATGGAGATATCTTCAGACACTGAGACTGATTTGTCTACCTATTTGGAACACTACCATAAGGTTGCTGAAGAGGGTATTGTTTTGGGTTTGCGCCGCTATCGATTTTTCC TTTACAAGGACGGCGGGAAAGAGAATAAAATGAAagaagagaatagagaagaagaaaacaagaaatgTACTTCATCTGTCAGATGCTACTTTGTTCGCACTGAGTCTGGGTGGAACATGGATGAACCTTACATACTCTCTGGCAGAACGATTGGTCAGGCTCGTGACCTATTCATGCACATCCGTACTGTTCTCACCTTGGCGAAATATATGCTCAG GTTTGCTTTGATAGTCTCCAAAactatcacattggatgttgGTTTATCAGAAGTTCTTGTCAAACTCATTGATGATGAGCCTTGCTTG GATGAACATGGCAAAGAAGTTTTTAGAGATGGGGAGCGGTTGATACATACTGACGGGACAGGCCTTATATCTGAAGATTTGGCTCAGAAATGCACTTATAGTAACTCAAAGGGAAAATTGTTGGAGCCACAG GACATTGTGGATTGTGCTGCAAGCAAATTGATGGGGTCTAACAACACCACTGAATAT ccTCTTCTTATTCAACTCCGCCTGTTCTACAATGGATCTGCTGTAAAGGGAACAGTCCTAGTTGACAAGCGG CTTCCTCCTAGGACTATACATATCCGACCATCaatgttaaaaataaaaacttatcCAGAATTATCTGGTGTCCAATCTGTCAACTCATTGGACATAGTCTCTGCACGAAATGCCAAGAAAAGTCTATCTGGGGTTCAGTCCGTGAATTCTTTTGAAATAGTCTCTACAAG CAATCGATCAGGAAGGACATTCACATCAAATAATTTAATTGCATTACTTCACTATGGAGGAGTTCCAGAAGAATTCTTTATGGAGCTTCTGCAGACTGCGATTGAAGAGGCTGACAATGCTCGTTTTGATTATGCTGGCGCACTGAACA TTGCATTCAACTATGCTGACATGGAAGATTCAATGCCAGCACGGATGATTCTTTCCGGAATCCCACTAGAAGAGTCGTACTTGCAATCTAGGCTGGATTTCTTGTCTCTACTGGAAAGAAAAGGAATCAAGAATGGAAAGATACCAATTGATGACTGCTATTATTTGATGGGTACTGCAGACCCTACAGGAaaacttggacctaatgaaGTCTGCGTGATACT TGATTATGGCCAAGTTTCTGGAGATGTTCTTGTGTATAAATATCCTGGCTTACATCCTGGTGATATACATGTCTTGAAGGCAACATATAGTAGCGACATAGAGAAGGTTGTGGGAAATTCTAAACATGCGATACTCTTCCCTACTACTGGACAACGGTCTTTGGCTGATGAGATGGCCAATAGTGATTTTGATGGTGACATCTACTGGGTCTCATTAAACCCAAAG CTGTTAGAACATTTTAAACCTTCGAAACCATGGGTTCCAGCTATTACACCAAATGGGACCAAGCAAAAGGGACCCGAGGATTTTAATGAATCCGAGCTTGAAAGAGTGCTATTTCATGAGTTCTTGAAAACAAGATTTGCACCTAG TTATGCGCGTGCTACGGCAGCTACTAACTGGTTAGTATATATGGATCGGCTATTAACTGTTTCACTTGACGAAAGTGAAAAGAAACTAATTGAGAAAAAGATGCTCAAGTTAGTTGACCTTTATTATTTGGCTTTGGATGCTCCAAAGATGGGGAACAAG GTCAATATTCCACGTGATCTAATGGTAAAACAATACCCCCACTTCATGGACCGCAGTCCTTCGTACCATTCGTCGTCCATACTTGGAAAAATCTATGATAAAGCAGGTGATCCAAAACCGCTGCGATCTGATAATGTTCAACCAACCA GTATATCATCGCTCCCATGTTTCGCGGAGAGAGACGTGCCTCCAGCAATCAAGCAACTCTGGCAACACCGCTATAACGAGTACTTGGCTGATAGTTCACTTCTCTATGCCGAAGAggcggatgaagaagaaaagaagataaagTTTCAGGAACTCTATGAAAAGTACAAGCAT TTGCTCTACGGTGCATCTGAATTTGAAGAGACACCGAGGGACCTCGACGACGTGTTCTCCGAGGCCTGTGCAATCTACCAGATCGCGTATGAGAAAGCACGGTCTGCCAACAACGTCGCCAGATGTGGCTTCGCTTGGAAAGTTGCCGGCCGTGCATTGTGCCATTTCTACACGGTCAAGAATGAGGGTAACGCTGTGGTTTGCTCGCTCCAACTTCTCCGCAACTTCAGATTTACCAAGAAGTACCGCAAGTGA
- the LOC127781805 gene encoding probable RNA-dependent RNA polymerase 4 isoform X4 — protein MAHALPNDVMMQVGSPGHRMPSGLQRHMEIDSPIQPIVSTPERVSTPSPVRDLSRCVENMAGPSGSPPCPIWVMPQIPPAICPDTANVLREVVSPQMLALGELEFRKIFMIFAYLSWNKKGVKPPLSTPKSSKIEDVLSVNSIRSLKSMSMAQFESRIWSTFGHDNISSSDRAKNLDSGPGMSKVYRCNVEIRGGTVVKIFKGPYIENRRTHLQKVLGDDNVLVVNFMEISSDTETDLSTYLEHYHKVAEEGIVLGLRRYRFFLYKDGGKENKMKEENREEENKKCTSSVRCYFVRTESGWNMDEPYILSGRTIGQARDLFMHIRTVLTLAKYMLRFALIVSKTITLDVGLSEVLVKLIDDEPCLDEHGKEVFRDGERLIHTDGTGLISEDLAQKCTYSNSKGKLLEPQDIVDCAASKLMGSNNTTEYPLLIQLRLFYNGSAVKGTVLVDKRLPPRTIHIRPSMLKIKTYPELSGVQSVNSLDIVSARNAKKSLSGVQSVNSFEIVSTSNRSGRTFTSNNLIALLHYGGVPEEFFMELLQTAIEEADNARFDYAGALNIAFNYADMEDSMPARMILSGIPLEESYLQSRLDFLSLLERKGIKNGKIPIDDCYYLMGTADPTGKLGPNEVCVILDYGQVSGDVLVYKYPGLHPGDIHVLKATYSSDIEKVVGNSKHAILFPTTGQRSLADEMANSDFDGDIYWVSLNPKLLEHFKPSKPWVPAITPNGTKQKGPEDFNESELERVLFHEFLKTRFAPSYARATAATNWLVYMDRLLTVSLDESEKKLIEKKMLKLVDLYYLALDAPKMGNKVNIPRDLMVKQYPHFMDRSPSYHSSSILGKIYDKAGDPKPLRSDNVQPTSISSLPCFAERDVPPAIKQLWQHRYNEYLADSSLLYAEEADEEEKKIKFQELYEKYKHLLYGASEFEETPRDLDDVFSEACAIYQIAYEKARSANNVARCGFAWKVAGRALCHFYTVKNEGNAVVCSLQLLRNFRFTKKYRK, from the exons ATGGCTCATGCTTTGCCTAATGATGTTATGATGCAGGTTGGTAGCCCTGGCCACCGCATGCCATCTGGGCTGCAGAGACATATGGAGATTGACAGCCCCATCCAGCCGATCGTTTCTACTCCAGAAAGAGTTTCCACCCCGAGCCCTGTGCGGGATCTATCAAGATGTGTCGAGAATATGGCTGGCCCCTCAGGAAGTCCTCCATGTCCCATTTGGGTGATGCCGCAAATTCCTCCAGCAATCTGTCCTGACACGGCCAATGTGTTGAGGGAGGTAGTGAGCCCTCAGATGCTAGCGCTGGGAGAGTTGGAGTTCAGGAAGATATTTATGATTTTTGCTTATCTTTCCTG GAATAAGAAAGGAGTAAAGCCTCCATTATCTACACCAAAAAGTAGTAAGATAGAAGATGTCCTCTCCGTGAACAGTATCAGATCCTTGAAGTCAATGTCCATGGCTCAATTTGAGTCACGAATCTGGAGCACATTTGGTCACGATAATATATCATCTTCAGATAGAGCAAAG AACCTTGATTCTGGTCCAGGTATGTCAAAAGTCTACCGTTGTAATGTTGAGATAAGAGGGGGTAcagttgtcaaaattttcaag GGACCATATATTGAGAATAGGAGGACTCATCTTCAGAAAGTTCTTGGTGATGATAACGTCCTTGTAGTAAACTTTATGGAGATATCTTCAGACACTGAGACTGATTTGTCTACCTATTTGGAACACTACCATAAGGTTGCTGAAGAGGGTATTGTTTTGGGTTTGCGCCGCTATCGATTTTTCC TTTACAAGGACGGCGGGAAAGAGAATAAAATGAAagaagagaatagagaagaagaaaacaagaaatgTACTTCATCTGTCAGATGCTACTTTGTTCGCACTGAGTCTGGGTGGAACATGGATGAACCTTACATACTCTCTGGCAGAACGATTGGTCAGGCTCGTGACCTATTCATGCACATCCGTACTGTTCTCACCTTGGCGAAATATATGCTCAG GTTTGCTTTGATAGTCTCCAAAactatcacattggatgttgGTTTATCAGAAGTTCTTGTCAAACTCATTGATGATGAGCCTTGCTTG GATGAACATGGCAAAGAAGTTTTTAGAGATGGGGAGCGGTTGATACATACTGACGGGACAGGCCTTATATCTGAAGATTTGGCTCAGAAATGCACTTATAGTAACTCAAAGGGAAAATTGTTGGAGCCACAG GACATTGTGGATTGTGCTGCAAGCAAATTGATGGGGTCTAACAACACCACTGAATAT ccTCTTCTTATTCAACTCCGCCTGTTCTACAATGGATCTGCTGTAAAGGGAACAGTCCTAGTTGACAAGCGG CTTCCTCCTAGGACTATACATATCCGACCATCaatgttaaaaataaaaacttatcCAGAATTATCTGGTGTCCAATCTGTCAACTCATTGGACATAGTCTCTGCACGAAATGCCAAGAAAAGTCTATCTGGGGTTCAGTCCGTGAATTCTTTTGAAATAGTCTCTACAAG CAATCGATCAGGAAGGACATTCACATCAAATAATTTAATTGCATTACTTCACTATGGAGGAGTTCCAGAAGAATTCTTTATGGAGCTTCTGCAGACTGCGATTGAAGAGGCTGACAATGCTCGTTTTGATTATGCTGGCGCACTGAACA TTGCATTCAACTATGCTGACATGGAAGATTCAATGCCAGCACGGATGATTCTTTCCGGAATCCCACTAGAAGAGTCGTACTTGCAATCTAGGCTGGATTTCTTGTCTCTACTGGAAAGAAAAGGAATCAAGAATGGAAAGATACCAATTGATGACTGCTATTATTTGATGGGTACTGCAGACCCTACAGGAaaacttggacctaatgaaGTCTGCGTGATACT TGATTATGGCCAAGTTTCTGGAGATGTTCTTGTGTATAAATATCCTGGCTTACATCCTGGTGATATACATGTCTTGAAGGCAACATATAGTAGCGACATAGAGAAGGTTGTGGGAAATTCTAAACATGCGATACTCTTCCCTACTACTGGACAACGGTCTTTGGCTGATGAGATGGCCAATAGTGATTTTGATGGTGACATCTACTGGGTCTCATTAAACCCAAAG CTGTTAGAACATTTTAAACCTTCGAAACCATGGGTTCCAGCTATTACACCAAATGGGACCAAGCAAAAGGGACCCGAGGATTTTAATGAATCCGAGCTTGAAAGAGTGCTATTTCATGAGTTCTTGAAAACAAGATTTGCACCTAG TTATGCGCGTGCTACGGCAGCTACTAACTGGTTAGTATATATGGATCGGCTATTAACTGTTTCACTTGACGAAAGTGAAAAGAAACTAATTGAGAAAAAGATGCTCAAGTTAGTTGACCTTTATTATTTGGCTTTGGATGCTCCAAAGATGGGGAACAAG GTCAATATTCCACGTGATCTAATGGTAAAACAATACCCCCACTTCATGGACCGCAGTCCTTCGTACCATTCGTCGTCCATACTTGGAAAAATCTATGATAAAGCAGGTGATCCAAAACCGCTGCGATCTGATAATGTTCAACCAACCA GTATATCATCGCTCCCATGTTTCGCGGAGAGAGACGTGCCTCCAGCAATCAAGCAACTCTGGCAACACCGCTATAACGAGTACTTGGCTGATAGTTCACTTCTCTATGCCGAAGAggcggatgaagaagaaaagaagataaagTTTCAGGAACTCTATGAAAAGTACAAGCAT TTGCTCTACGGTGCATCTGAATTTGAAGAGACACCGAGGGACCTCGACGACGTGTTCTCCGAGGCCTGTGCAATCTACCAGATCGCGTATGAGAAAGCACGGTCTGCCAACAACGTCGCCAGATGTGGCTTCGCTTGGAAAGTTGCCGGCCGTGCATTGTGCCATTTCTACACGGTCAAGAATGAGGGTAACGCTGTGGTTTGCTCGCTCCAACTTCTCCGCAACTTCAGATTTACCAAGAAGTACCGCAAGTGA